A segment of the Lycium barbarum isolate Lr01 chromosome 7, ASM1917538v2, whole genome shotgun sequence genome:
CTCGCATGGCTTCAAACATATCAATTGCGGTATGTAAATCACCAAGCATCCCATATCCTAAAATCATCGTATTCCATGATGCTACATCCCTTTTTTCAATTCTATCAAAAATCTTATGCGAAAGATCAATCTGTCCACATTTGGTGTACAAATCCAAGAGAGAATTTGAAACAAAGAGATATTCATGAAACATTCTTCTAACCGCAAATGCATGGATTTCCTTTCCTTGTTTAATCGCTGAAATAGTTGCACAAGCTGAGAGAACTCCAACAAAGGAAACAGTATCATGCTTCATCCCTATCAGCACCATTTCAGAGAAAAGTACAAGAGATTTTGAGCAATCACTTGTTTGTGAATAACCAACAATTAGTATATTATAAGATATCTCATCTTTAAGAGACAAGTCAAACACATTTTGTGCCAGATTTAGACAACCACATTTTGCATACATATCGGTTATAGCATTTGAGACGAAGAGATCATTGAAAGACCCGTTTCTTATTGACCTGGCATGTATCTCCTTTCCGGAACGAAGACAACCAATTCGTGCACATGCAGGAAGAACATTTGTAAGCGTAACAGATGTCAGAGTTTCACCAAAAGATTGCATATCCCTGACAAGTCCTATAGCCTCTAACTCAAGTCTATTTTGTGCAAAATTTGCAATCATTGTATTCCATGACACGACATTTCTCGAATCCATTTTGTGGAATACAGCTGATGCTTCAGCTGAACGTTCCGATTTTGCATACATATCAATCAACGCATTCGCAACAAATACATCACACTCTAAACCTTTTCTTAGACAAAAACCATGAACTTCTCTTCCCTTACTAAACTTCCCAAGTTCAATCAAGACAGGTAACAAGCTTGAAACTGTAGTCGAATTTACTTTCGAACCTTCACTAATCATAAACCTGAAACTTTCCAACGCATGGTTATTAAACCCATTATGAGCAAAAGTACCAATCATTGAATTCCAAGAAACCTCATTCTTTTCACCCATCTCATCAAAAACTCGTCTTGACGACTCAACATTCAAACACTTCCCATATGCATCGACGAAAGCATTTCCAATACTCACTTGACAATCTAAACCTACTTTAACCGCATAACAATGAATCTCACTAACCATTATCCCATCTTCCAGCACTGCACAAACCGGCAATACACTCACAACACTTACCACATTCGGCTTAAACTCCGACAACAAAACCATCTTCCTAAACATCCCAATGGCTTCAAAATGACACTTATTATCCGAAAACACACGAATAACACTATTCCACGAAACCAAATCTCTTtcaggcatttcatcaaacaccttGCGCGCACCCACCAAATCACCAAAACTTCCATAAAACACCATCAATGTATTATTCACAAACACATCATAATCAAAacccaatttcatcaacaacccATGAACCTCTAATCCTTTTTTAACCTCGTTAAAATCCGAACAAAGCTTAATAACAAAAGGGAAAGTATGATCATCAGGTACAACACCACTTGTCAACATTTCATTATAAATAACAAAAGGGAAAGTATGATCACAATCTACAACACCCAAAATCACTTCAGCTCTAATAATGGTATTATACAAAAACGCAGAACGCGAAAAAGGAAGACTTTGATAGAATAACGTCCGTACAATTCTTGATTTCGACAAAAAAATGGCGTAACGGAGTATAAGAGCTGAGGAAATGGAAATGCTGATAGGAAGAAGGCCATTGATAATGGCAAAAGCGTGTGCTTGTTGTGTTTGAAGAAGAGATTTTGTTGTGGAGCATAATGAGAGAAAATCTCTTtcaggcatttcatcaaacaccttTCGCGCACCTGCTAAAAATGGGTTTTGAGAGCATTGTGATTGTGAAATTGGGTATGAAAATTTGGGTGATTGAATATGGGTTTGTCGGGATTTTGTtctaatgaaatgatttacaggtATACAATAATTTCGAACATGGTTGAACATAGATACTATACAATTGTAGTactaacaaaacaaaacaaaaaaatggtGTTTTAAGGAGAGCTATTTATGTAAGAAAAAGGCCAAAAAGGGATAAGACATAGAAACAAgctaaattatccaattaaacacttaaATTATGCGAGGGTTTATTACCCTTGAGCTTCTTTGTTTGTATTATTTAACTCTTTGAATTATTTTTTCATATTATCAACTTCATTCACTAATTatctaataaaaaaaataagttaaaatgTTGCACGTAAAATCACACACATAATGAGAGAAAATCTCTTtgaggcatttcatcaaacaccttTCGTGCATCCATCAAATAACCAATTTTATTACCATGAACTACAAATCTTTCTTTTGGGTTTTGTGATCATTGTTATTTGGGTAATTCAATGAGAGTTTGTAGGGATTTTTTTCCTCATGAGAATATTGAAAGTTATACGAGCAGTGCCTAGTCAAACTAGATACTTAAATTGGAACAGATGAGGAATTTTACCAGATACTTCTGTTTCAtaatttgaaaacatttatgtGCGTGAGTACAAAAGTTTACTACATAGATAAattaatcacataaaatataATTTCTTCTTTAATTAACATTAGAATCAAATGGAACATGGGTGTGGTTTTACAACTTAGTGATATTAATTTGTATAATT
Coding sequences within it:
- the LOC132604568 gene encoding pentatricopeptide repeat-containing protein At1g18485-like; its protein translation is MFNHVRNYCIPVNHFIRTKSRQTHIQSPKFSYPISQSQCSQNPFLAGARKVFDEMPERDFLSLCSTTKSLLQTQQAHAFAIINGLLPISISISSALILRYAIFLSKSRIVRTLFYQSLPFSRSAFLYNTIIRAEVILGVVDCDHTFPFVIYNEMLTSGVVPDDHTFPFVIKLCSDFNEVKKGLEVHGLLMKLGFDYDVFVNNTLMVFYGSFGDLVGARKVFDEMPERDLVSWNSVIRVFSDNKCHFEAIGMFRKMVLLSEFKPNVVSVVSVLPVCAVLEDGIMVSEIHCYAVKVGLDCQVSIGNAFVDAYGKCLNVESSRRVFDEMGEKNEVSWNSMIGTFAHNGFNNHALESFRFMISEGSKVNSTTVSSLLPVLIELGKFSKGREVHGFCLRKGLECDVFVANALIDMYAKSERSAEASAVFHKMDSRNVVSWNTMIANFAQNRLELEAIGLVRDMQSFGETLTSVTLTNVLPACARIGCLRSGKEIHARSIRNGSFNDLFVSNAITDMYAKCGCLNLAQNVFDLSLKDEISYNILIVGYSQTSDCSKSLVLFSEMVLIGMKHDTVSFVGVLSACATISAIKQGKEIHAFAVRRMFHEYLFVSNSLLDLYTKCGQIDLSHKIFDRIEKRDVASWNTMILGYGMLGDLHTAIDMFEAMREDGVEHDSVSYIAVLSACSHGGLVDKGKKYFNDMLARNIEPSQMHYACIVDLLGRSGLMDEAINLITGLPFEPDSNVWAALLGACRLHGNVDLGSWAAEHLFKLQPHHPGYYALLSNMYAEAGRWGEADSVRELMKLRGVRKNPGCSWVQIQDKVHAFIVGQRLEGLDPCSSLENIG